ACCCGCTATTGATATTATTGATGGAAAATGCGTGCGCCTTTCTCAAGGTGATTATGGCAGTAAGAAAGTATATAATGAGAATCCTGTGGAAGTTGCCAGAGAGTTGGAGGCTCATGGCATCCGGAGGCTTCATGTGGTCGATCTGGATGGGGCGGCGTCACATCATGTGGTGAATTACCGTGTCTTGGAACAGATTGCTTCGCGCACTTCCCTGATAATAGATTTTGGCGGTGGAGTAAAGAGCGATGAAGATTTGGTCATCGCTTTTGAAAATGGCGCGCAGATGGTGACAGGGGGCAGCATTGCTGTAAGTAATCCTAAACAGTTTTGCCGTTGGCTTGGGATGTATGGTCCGGGCAAGATCATTCTTGGTGCAGATGTGAAAGATTATAAGATTTCCGTTAATGGTTGGAAGGATGAGAGTGCTTGCGAATTGTTCCCTTTTCTCAAGGAATATGTGAAGAATGGTATTCGGAAGGTGATTTGTACGGATATCACATGTGATGGAATGTTGCAAGGACCTTCGGTCTCTTTATACAAAGAAATATTGGAACGGCATCCGGATCTTTATCTGATAGCCAGTGGAGGGGTAAGTTGTATTGAAGATGTCTATTTGCTGGAGTCTGTCAGTGTGCCTGCCGTTATTTTTGGAAAGGCGCTTTATGAAGGACGCATTGCACTTAAAGATTTGGAGAAATTCATTGTTTAAAATTCAGAATAAATAATTGTGTTAGCGAAAAGAATTATTCCTTGTCTTGATATCAAAGACGGGCAGACGGTGAAAGGAACCAATTT
Above is a window of Bacteroides helcogenes P 36-108 DNA encoding:
- a CDS encoding HisA/HisF-related TIM barrel protein, with the translated sequence MIELIPAIDIIDGKCVRLSQGDYGSKKVYNENPVEVARELEAHGIRRLHVVDLDGAASHHVVNYRVLEQIASRTSLIIDFGGGVKSDEDLVIAFENGAQMVTGGSIAVSNPKQFCRWLGMYGPGKIILGADVKDYKISVNGWKDESACELFPFLKEYVKNGIRKVICTDITCDGMLQGPSVSLYKEILERHPDLYLIASGGVSCIEDVYLLESVSVPAVIFGKALYEGRIALKDLEKFIV